AGAAACGATCGCGTACGCGTTGAACACGGCCGAGCGCAAGCAGGCGTTCACCAGCGAGCAGTCCGTCGACCTCGCGTTCGAGATCGGCGAGCGCGAGGGTTCGGTCCTCGCAATCGCCGACGAACTGGGTGGGCGGTTCGAACTCGAGAACCTCGTCGAGCGGAGCGACGGATCGACGACCATGTTCTTCGCCGTTCGGGGACCGGACTCGGACGCGGTCGTCGAATGGGCGAAGCAACGGGCGCAGCTTCACGAGATCCAGCTGCTGGCCGATCGAGACGAGGAGTACCTGTTCGAGTGCATGCTCGAGGAATCGACCGTCTGGTCGCAACTGCAACAACGCGGAAGCGTGATTCGCGAGGCGGTCGCAACGCCCGACTCGGCGCGGATCGTTATCCGCATCCCCCGAAGTGCGGATCCGCGGTCGTTCGATGCGCTCCTGGAGGAAGCGTTCGGAGCCGTCGAACTCGTCGCCCGTCGAGAGCGCGACGAACCGGTGATGACCCCGGAGGAGTTCGAGGCCGAGTTCAGGGACCGACTGACCGACCGCCAGGACGAAGTGCTCCAGACGGCGTACTACGCGGGGTTCTTCGAGTGGCCGCGGGAGACGCAGTCCGGCGAGCTCGCCGACATCCTCGGAATCGCTCAGCCGACGGTGAGCCGTCACATCCGCTCCGGCGAGGAGAAGTTCCTCTCGATGCTGTACGAGGACGAGGACGAAGACGAGGATCGGTGACCGGCTATGATGTTAGCCCCCGCTGTGCGGCGGTGATATCCTGATACTGGCAACGCCTACCCGGCGAGGGCTACAAGGAGTGAATACGATGACTCACTACACCCCGACGGAGTTCGGCGCCGGTGAAGCCGAATCGATGCCGGTCAGCCAGCGCGTCGTTCGCGCGGTCGCGGCCGAGATTGGCGCCGACCCGCTGGAGATGGAGCCGCTCTACGGCGCGATCGATCCGGAGGGCCTGAACGCGCTCTTCGAACCGACGAGGTCCGGTCTCACCCGATCGACGGGAACGGTGACGTTTCGGTACGCGGACTGTACGGTGACCGTCCACGCCGACGGCGGCGTCGAGGTTGCCGCGGAACGCACGAATTGCTCGGTCTCGCAGACCGATCCGAACGCGGTGAACTGATTCGAGATGACTACCCACGGGACGACGAACGCGCTCACACGGTGCGATCAGTGCGGTGACGCCATCGAAACCGCGACGTGGCATCCCGCCGTCCTCGACCGGAACGGCGAGCGGCGGCTGCTCACGTTCTGCGGGCCGGCGTGTCAGGAACGCTGGCAACGACGCCACCGATAACCCCATACGACGACCATGAAATACTGTCTTCACTGCGACTGGTACGCCAGTCGAACGGACGGCTTCGATGCACACGAACAGTCTCGAGAAGCGATCGACCACTTCCTCGATACGGGCCACGCGATCGATTCGATGCCCGAACCGTCGAACGCCGAACCGAATCCCTCTCCGGAGTTCGACGCCGAGGGAGCGACGCGGATTCCGGTGACCGGCGTTCGAGAAGGCGAGTGACGACCGGTGTCGGTTCCACCGCGGCACCTGTAAGCGATCGACACCGGTCACGATCTGCCTGGACCGAACGGTAGAAAAGTCCGGATCGACTCCACCGGGATATGGAGGTTCTCGGCCGGCTGCTGGCGATGCTCGCGGTGTTGCTACTCGGTACCGGATTGCGCTCGTCCGGCCTGTTGAACGCGGCCAGAACCGCGAAATTGAACGCCACCGCCTACTACGCCGCCCTCCCGGCGCTCGTGTTCGTCGCGACTTACGATCAGTCGATCGGCGAACTCCTCTCGGCGGAGCTGCTCGCCGGGTCGCTGATCGTCGTGTTTGCAACCGGCGGAATCGCCTGGCTCGCCCACCGAAACCGGTTCTCGAAGGGGCGCCAGGGCGTCGCGATCATCCAGTCCTATCACTCCAACCTCGGCTATCTCGGACTGCCGCTCGTCGCCGCCACGTTCGACGCGCGAGTGACCGCCATCGCGAGCGTAATCCTCGGGTTCGTCACGCTGGTCCAGTTACCGCTGACGATCGTCGTCCTCAGCACGTTCAGCGGTGCGGACGCCGCGATCGGCCGGGAACTGCGAAACCTCGCGACGAATCCCGTACTGGGTGCGCTGGTGGCCGGGCTGGCGATCGGTGCGTCCGGACTCTCGATTCCGGCACCCGCAGCGGCGGGACTCGACGCCCTCGGTGCCCTCGCGCTTCCGATCGCGTTGCTCTGTGTCGGCGCCGCGCTGCAGGTCGACTCGCCCTCGTTCAGCCTCGAGGCGACCGGTTCGGTCGTGGCGATGAAACTCGGCTGCATGCCGCTGCTCGCCTGGGTGGTCTTCTCGCTACTCGCCGTCGACGCCGCGACGTTCACCGCGAGCGTCGTCATGCTCGGGATGCCGACCGCGGTCTCGACGTACGTCTACGCGAACGAACTCGGCGCTGACGCGGAGTTCGCCTCGCTGAACGTCTTCGTCACGACGGTCGCGTCCGTCGCGACGCTGTTCGTGCTCATCACGGTGATCGGATAGTGCGGCCGCGAAACCGCGCTAGGTGATCCCGTTCACCTCGAGAAGAATCCCACGAGACGGCCGAACAGGCCGCTCTTGCCGTCATCGTTCTCGCCGTCTCCGTCGTCGCCGTCGTCGCGTCCGATCGATCCGGCGAGCGGTCCGGCGTCGGAAGAGCCGCCGCCGATAGCGGACTCCGAATTCTCGAGATCGTCGACGCTCAGTTCGATCTCGTCGATCTCCGGCGTCGTTTCGCGGCCGTCGCCGGCTTCGGCCGCTCGGACGTCCGCACCCGTGACCGTTCCCCGCTCGACGCGGGCCTCGAGGTTTTCGAGCGGCTCCGCCGACGTCTCGCTCGGAAGCGACGCGGCCGCGTCGTCGACGGAGGAAGACGAGTTCGCCTCGGTGTCGGCGTCCTCGTCCCGTCCGTCGGCGTCGGCAGTCGGCTCGTTCGTCTCGTCGGCCGCGGTCGTCTTCGCCGCCGAGTCGTCGGTCCCGCCCGGTGTGGTCGCACGGGACGATCCGTCCGTTCCGTCTTCGACTGCGGTCTCGGTCGTCGCGCCCTCGCGAGTCGCCTCGCGTTTCCGTTCGTCCGCGTCGTCCGTCTCGGATTCGATCGTCGCGGTACTGCTCGAGGACTCCGGCTCCGAGTCGTCCAGCGAGTCGAGAATGTCGTCGACGCTCCGGTCGGAGACGACCCGCTGCGGGCCGCCGCCGGGTTCGAGGTCGTCACCGGAGTCGGCGCCGTCGGCCGACGCGCTCGAGTCGGAAGCCGACGAGTCCGTGAATCGGTCGCTCATGGTGGAGGTGTGTCGCTGCCGACGGCATAATCTTTCCCCATGAAACCGGTTCGAAGAACGAACGGTTGACGCACCGCTGAACGCCGTTTGCCCTCTTACTCAGGTTCTTCCGCCAGAGTTGGATGCGAGCGGACGACGTTGATGACGGCACCTACGAGGATCAGTATGCCGGCGAAGTACAGCCAGGTGACGAACAGAATGACGGCACCAACGGCGCCGTAGGCGGCGTACCGGCCGGCGTTCGCCGCGTAAATCTGGAAGCCGGCCTGGAGAACCGTCCAGCCGACGGCGGCGAAGATCGCACCCGGGAAAACCTCGCGGACGGTGACGGAGATCGGCGGCAGCACGTAGTAGATCGGCAGGAAGACCAGAACGAGCCCGATCAACAGCGTCACCCAGCTAAGCAGGCCGGCGAACGGGATCACGCCGGCCGCGATACCGAGCAGCGTTCCGACGACGATCATCAGGACGATCGCACCCGTTCCGGCGAGGATCACGGTGAAGCCGTCCCGGATCTCGTCGAGCAGCGTATCCTCCGCAACCTCGTCGTAGACTCTGTCGAACGCGAGGCTGAGTCCGCGAAAGACCTTGAGGGCGCCCCAGGAGGCGACGCCGAGGGCGACGACCGTCGCCTGCGTACGGCCCGACTCCGTCGTGAGCGCCTCGGTCACCAGCTCTTCGCCCGCGGGCGGAAGAAAGTCACCGGTGACCAGTATCAGCCGCTCGGCGGCCGCCTGTCCGCCGAGCAACGAACCGACGACGAGCGCGAGCAGGACCAGCGGGATCAGCGAGACGAACGCGTAGTAGGCGAATCCGGCCGCGAGAAAGGAGACGTCGCGGTCGCTCGCCGTCCGGTAGATCGAAACGACCGTCTCCGACAGCTCCGTCGTATCCATACGGGGTTCTACGCGAACGAGAACCAAGAGTCTTCGACTTGCTTACAGTACAGAACCGCTGACGGGCAGCCCGATATTCGGCAATCCTTACCACTCGTGACAGAAGTTGTGCGTCGCGAAGACGCGGCCGTCGTCCTCGAGGACGATCCCGACGCCGCCGCGGTCCCAGGCGTGGGGGACGTTCTCCTCTAAGATCGCCTCCCGGTGATCGGTGGAGTTCATCCACTGATTGACGAGCCCCTCCGCCAGCCCCTCCGCGGTCTGGTACTCGACGGTTCCGTCGTCGCCGGGCTGTTCGACCGGTCTGTCGATCCAGGTCATGGCGATGTTCTCGCCGTAGCCCCGGCAGTAGTTGTCGACATCGTTAAACCGGTCGTAGGGTTGCTCCCCGTCGGGGTTCGTGTGAGCGAAGTACTCGCGCTCGGCCATGTCGCCGCTGTGTGCGCGCGAGACGGAGGCGACCGTCCCGTCCCACTCGAGCGGCTCGAGGCCGTGTTCGGCTCGTCGGTCGTTGACCTCGGCGTGGACGAAGTCCTCGACACCCGGGGAGGAGACCGTCTCGACGCGGGTCTCGTAGCTCGTCTCACCGGGATCGTCCGGATCGGTCACGTCCGGATTGCGTTCGCCGGCCGGCGGCGGGTCGGAACTCGGCGACGGCTGTCCGTCGATACCGATCTCGTCGATCTCCGCTACGTCGTCGACGAGCGACGGACCGATCAGGGCGGCACCGAGGACGATCCCGCCGAGGAGGGCGGCGACGACGAGGAAGTTGATGATTCCGCGCACCACAGCGCGGTCGGTCTGCCGATCGTCCGGGGCCGAACTCACGGGACGGCGGTCTCCCATCGTACCGAACGATGAGCCTGCGAGACAAGAGCGTCGCGGTTGCTCGCAGTCGCTGACACACCGTTGAAACGATCGCGAACGCCGCCGGCTTCGGGCGCGTCACTCTTCGCCGAAGATCGTCTCGTGGAAGCCGATCACGAGTCCGGGCACGACGGCCATGAAGAGGTGTTCTTCGAGCGGAATGCCGGCGACGTCGATACCGGTCCGGAGTTTGATGTCGAAGACGCCTACCGCGAGGGTGTACCGGTCCCAGACGTAGGCGATCGGGTAGAGCGCGAGGATCGTCACGCCCGCCTTGCGAAGCGCGTTCGCGCGTCGAAGCAGGAGGGCGGCGACGGCTCCCCAGAACAGCTCCGTCACGAGGTACGTGTATCGGCCGAAGACGCTGATATCGGGCACCATATTCCCCATACGGCGTCTATCACAAAAGTACGCCGACGGTCCCCACCCGGCAACACCGTGCGGTATGTTAAATACGCCGGCGTGAGTACGTTCGGTCCGTACGATGAATATCGCTGATATCGCCACGAAGGATTACATCGAAGTCGACGTTGGCAAGCGCATGGGGAAGGTCCGTTCCACGTTCGAGGACGGCAACCCCAAGGGGATCATCGTCACCGACGACGGAGCATACGAGGGCGTCATCAGCGAGCGGGAGGTCCTCCAGTCTCACGTCGAAGACGACGCGAAGGTGGCCGCACTAATCAAACCCAGCCGAAACTCGCCGGCCCCGAAGATCGACCGGCAGGAAGACGTCCGAGAGACCGCTCGGATGCTGATCGAGAGCAACGCGAAGGTCG
This DNA window, taken from Natronococcus sp. CG52, encodes the following:
- a CDS encoding DUF7576 family protein, with the translated sequence MTTHGTTNALTRCDQCGDAIETATWHPAVLDRNGERRLLTFCGPACQERWQRRHR
- a CDS encoding CAP domain-containing protein, yielding MGDRRPVSSAPDDRQTDRAVVRGIINFLVVAALLGGIVLGAALIGPSLVDDVAEIDEIGIDGQPSPSSDPPPAGERNPDVTDPDDPGETSYETRVETVSSPGVEDFVHAEVNDRRAEHGLEPLEWDGTVASVSRAHSGDMAEREYFAHTNPDGEQPYDRFNDVDNYCRGYGENIAMTWIDRPVEQPGDDGTVEYQTAEGLAEGLVNQWMNSTDHREAILEENVPHAWDRGGVGIVLEDDGRVFATHNFCHEW
- a CDS encoding YihY/virulence factor BrkB family protein, which gives rise to MDTTELSETVVSIYRTASDRDVSFLAAGFAYYAFVSLIPLVLLALVVGSLLGGQAAAERLILVTGDFLPPAGEELVTEALTTESGRTQATVVALGVASWGALKVFRGLSLAFDRVYDEVAEDTLLDEIRDGFTVILAGTGAIVLMIVVGTLLGIAAGVIPFAGLLSWVTLLIGLVLVFLPIYYVLPPISVTVREVFPGAIFAAVGWTVLQAGFQIYAANAGRYAAYGAVGAVILFVTWLYFAGILILVGAVINVVRSHPTLAEEPE
- a CDS encoding HalOD1 output domain-containing protein, which codes for MTHYTPTEFGAGEAESMPVSQRVVRAVAAEIGADPLEMEPLYGAIDPEGLNALFEPTRSGLTRSTGTVTFRYADCTVTVHADGGVEVAAERTNCSVSQTDPNAVN
- a CDS encoding lycopene cyclase domain-containing protein, producing MVPDISVFGRYTYLVTELFWGAVAALLLRRANALRKAGVTILALYPIAYVWDRYTLAVGVFDIKLRTGIDVAGIPLEEHLFMAVVPGLVIGFHETIFGEE
- a CDS encoding AEC family transporter, with protein sequence MEVLGRLLAMLAVLLLGTGLRSSGLLNAARTAKLNATAYYAALPALVFVATYDQSIGELLSAELLAGSLIVVFATGGIAWLAHRNRFSKGRQGVAIIQSYHSNLGYLGLPLVAATFDARVTAIASVILGFVTLVQLPLTIVVLSTFSGADAAIGRELRNLATNPVLGALVAGLAIGASGLSIPAPAAAGLDALGALALPIALLCVGAALQVDSPSFSLEATGSVVAMKLGCMPLLAWVVFSLLAVDAATFTASVVMLGMPTAVSTYVYANELGADAEFASLNVFVTTVASVATLFVLITVIG